The following coding sequences are from one Carassius auratus strain Wakin chromosome 47, ASM336829v1, whole genome shotgun sequence window:
- the LOC113064571 gene encoding uncharacterized protein LOC113064571 has protein sequence MAEVLSEKPSSDFLFSVCLRFHCVSSHSERCLNDHRIEDIHLDHTMKIIQLQIYLLMWSQVTESLTNTAVTLGADVIISCDLDIEEIYWYKLKLPDPPELILRTYSSTYEGAKYENSIFEDKYSVKTNSRLFIRNITADELGVYYCVKTSEPQKFSNGTKIYISESVYRNQTESHDAPEQETPWRNLTIITSVLLNVLLIIALIGLVKSYTDVPGRSKNYTEVQNSKIPKRTASVL, from the exons ATGGCTGAAGTGCTATCAGAGAAGCCCAGCTCTGACTTCCTCTTCTCTGTGTGCTTGAGGTTTCACTGTGTTTCCTCTCACAGTGAGAGATGTCTGAATGATCACCGTATAGAAGATATTCATCTGGATCACACGATGAAGATCATCCAGCTTCAGATCT ATCTGCTCATGTGGTCTCAAGTCACAGAGAGTCTAACAAACACAGCAGTAACTTTAGGAGCTGATGTGATCATAAGCTGTGATCTTGATATAGAGGAGATTTACTGGTACAAACTGAAGTTACCGGATCCTCCAGAGTTGATCTTACGCACTTACAGTAGCACATATGAAGgagctaaatatgaaaacagcatCTTTGAAGACAAATACTCAGTGAAAACTAACAGTCGTCTGTTCATCAGAAATATCACCGCTGatgaattaggagtttattattGTGTGAAAACTAGTGAACCACAAAAATTCAGCAACGGCACCAAAATCTACATCAGCG AATCAGTCTACAGGAATCAGACAGAATCACATGATGCTCCAGAACAGGAGACACCATGGAGAAACCTGACCATCATCACATCTGTTCTGCTGAATGTGCTTCTGATCATTGCATTAATAG GTTTGGTGAAGAGCTACACTGATGTACCTGGAAGATCTAAAAATTACACTGAAGTTCAAAACTCAAAAATTCCAAAG